In Podarcis raffonei isolate rPodRaf1 chromosome 8, rPodRaf1.pri, whole genome shotgun sequence, the genomic window TTAAATATGTTTAATTAACAGGGATTCAATGTTAACAAACATTTTGAAACCAGAAGATATTTCCTCTTCTAATTAATGCAAGAGGATTCTGGAAGCTTCTTTGtgtgaaacaaacaaacgaaaggttaatgatgtttgggttattccttcagagaagctgagtacagctggcttaaactggttctgttatctttttCTGTCAAAATCATGCTGATTctaataggccagaaggagcccgGGTTTCATTCATTTCTACAGTAtctagtgttaaggtttagtcttattatacgTTAtcgtaagtttaagttaagtctgctgcaactaaACTTCTTGTGGACAGTGCCaattctgaatgtattggatttgtgaccattattcTCCTTTGCATTCAGTAGTAGTCAAGTTCTGCTGGAtcaaatacaattgcctctggtctatttgtTGGGAATCCAACAAAGTTTTTTAGTCTGCTCACTTTACATTGGAGTTCTGCTATGGATCTATATGAGTAGAATATAGGACACCCCCTGGATCTTACACAATTATTAAACAACTATGCATTATATGGAGAAAGTTCAAAGGGGTTCACTTTGgttctttttatataaaattaGAACTCttgaacatccaatgaagctgaaagattcaggacagacatagAAAACTACTTTGCCCATGCCATGCTGAATTTATCAATGTCTTTTATAAActctgcccacctccagtctttgCAGCCAGATATATTTACTGTTAAGCTATGGGAACATAAGAAGGAACTTTGGCTATCAAGGAGTTGCATTGCTTAGCAAGGCTAACACacctaaagaagaaaaagaaaagggcctCCCTTAATTGCTATGGTCATGTAAACCATATAGATCTGTTGCGAAGGCGATTGAGGCAAAGCTGCCGACTTCTTTAAACTGCTCTGGTGAGGGGCATACGGTTTCCCATGCCTCAGCTAAGCACCTTAATGGGCAGCATGGATGGATACTACAAATTATGCTTCTAACACTAGAGGGCTCACTATCTTGATATGAAAAGAAATGAAGATGAATAAACAACAAATGATTAGGGATTAAAATGGACGCTAATTAATTTTGAGTGTGACAATAGTTGATATGGAAATAATAATGATCAATAAATATGGGCCAAAGGTAGACTCCCTAGATAAGTTTCACTAATGCTTTAGTCATCTGAGTCATAGTGCATATGATAAACTTACAATAAGTGGCAAATTTAATGAAACAATTGATTCTAATCTTGATAGAAATACTCCACTATGAATAAGAAGACTTCTTAGTCTGAGAAAGTCTCAAAAAATATATTCAAGAGTTGAATTTGGCTGACTCCTGGCACTTAAAGCATCCCACCAAAGGAAAGTTTTCATTCAAtagtgaagtaaaaaaaaattatttcatgttGGACGTTTTCTTAATAACAGTGGACATGCACCATCAAATTCAAGACTGTAATATTGATGTATGTTGTGTATCTGTAAGAATCTCAGGCAGGCAAACAAGCTCCCATAAGAATGAATGAGCCTCTTGGCAGGTTTATGGTACGTTTATTTACAATCAGCACAGAGAGAGCCGCATTGAGCCCGCCATTCTTGGCTATGAGTTGCACACCCTGAGTCTCCGCCCCTTTCACAACACAAAGAGCACCAAAGTCCAGTCCTTCCTCTCTTGTCCTTCTgttgcattttaaccctttcagctCTTCTGGAATGGGGAGAAGGTGGGTGGACTTGCCCCTCACTCTCAAATGAAGAGCCCTCTGAACATTGCCTCCTTCCTTGTTGCATAGCAACCCCCTCAAGGCTgtctatttcctcccccccccgactGTGAGCTTCCTGAGTCTGCTGCTCTATCTGCATCTGGAAACTCTGGAGGAAGGGGCCCCAAACTAACTCAGTCTGGCTCTAACTATGACTGCATTCCCTCATCTCCAGAGTCAGACTCTTCTCAGGTGTCCAGGTGTCCAACTCAGCTACATCCCTGACACCATCTGATCACAGTGCAATTACCTTGGGTTGGAGATGTCATAGCATAGCTAAAAAATCAAGAAGCTAGTATTTTAATGTCTAAATACTTACCGGTAATGCTAAGCAATTGGATTGAAGATATATACAAACTTGCTAGACTTGAACAAATTGTGTACATTTGTAGACTTGGCATGGATGAATTTAACAATATTTGGAATTAATTTTTATAAATACTATATTAGGTTAAGGTCTGGTTAACTACAGTTACAACCACTTCCTTTTTATAATGTACACAATatgcttcccccccttctttttcttttttatgttttctacatgggtactatttcttgCTTCTTATTTTTGTGTCTTTTCTTACTCTGTGCTcttgtaatgtgtgtgtgtgtgcatgcgcgtgtTTCCTTGTCTGACCATTCCTTTTTCTTCCCCCATGAAAAGCCACTCTTCAGTGTTCAGTTGGATCAAACATCAATTTGGGTTCTccctggattgctgtttgctccgattcagccagacaggcagggtattattattattattattattattattattattattattaagcaggttTTCTTGGAGAACACACTGCATCAAGAAAAAGAGTGCTTGGACATGGAGCATTAATGTACACACTGTTCCTGGAAACCAAACCAGCTCTTTATAAGTTCAATTTTCAATTTGTCCATCCCAGATACCCACCTGTGCTAGAGAAGGCATCAGTAAGAGATCTTGTTTAGTGTTTCCTGAAATACCATTTCCTGAACTTCTGCCACTTTATGACAATAAGATGGTAATATGTGTTGGGTGTAGTGAAGGGTTAACCTTCTGTGTCTCAAGCTTTAGGGGACGGGCTTACAAAGGAAGTAAGCCAGGACTTTACGTCAGTTGTTATGCTGTGAAAGAGTGCTTTCATTTTTAGTTGGAGTGCGGCTTTCAGCCGAGAAAGATGTCCAAATTCTCTGGTGGAGTATTTGACTGTTTGGCATGTAAATAAAAAGCTTCTAGATTAGAAGAAACGTCTGGACTGATTTACTGTCCTTCTCATATTTCGCTGTGCATTCTGCTTTGTTTGCTTTCTCCCGGAGCTATGCTGAAAAACAGAAGCTGCAGACGCTAGCAGCAGAGCTGGCAGGCGGGAGCGTAGCTGGACAGAGAAGCAATAAATCTTCAGAACAATATGCCcccttattatttttttgaaactcACATTTAAGAGAACAGCTAGTGTTCATGTATGAGAACTGCTCTTAAGTGTAGCACCGCTTAAAGTGGTTTTTAATATCTTTTCTTGCATTTCTGTTCAAACCAGCTGCATAGATACTTTAATCCAAGTTCTCCCTCAATGTGTTGGGTctataattttggccacaacagtCTCTCAGCCAAATTGTAACATCATTGTGTTACCTTTTTCTCCTTCTaggataattttatttttctggaTGATTTGTTCTCTTACAACCAGTTTATAAGATAgaagcatttacagtggtacctcgggatgcgaacgggatccgtcctggagccccattcacatcctgaatggaATGTAAGATGTGACAGCGTGTCTGTGCGTGCACAGGTCGcattttgccgcttctgtgcatgcgtgcgacatcattttgagcatctgtgcatgagcgcaacccaaaagtgctcaacctgaagcacattcaacccgaggtatgactgtactcaaatACTGTCAATTCTTTGCTTGCTTACTGTTTTACATTaagagacttaatctcagggttgtaaatTTGAGTCCCATGTTGTGCAAAAAGgttattgcattgcaggggggttggactagatgagccttgtggtcccttacaactttacaattctgtgatacaaAATACTCAAGTCTGGATTGCTTCCATCAGGAAATATCATACTTCCTCATTCAGAACTACAGTAAGACTTAGGCAGGGGTCATGTTCTGGGGAACAAACCTAAAGCAAAAATTTTATGTGGTTAAAACACATTGGGTACAATGTCAGGCGGGATTGCCAAAGTTCTTTCCCCATACACCTGCCACCTTTCCACCTacttttatctttatttatttttaatttgccaagcacataaagatgaatgcacacaagttaaatgggcatactgtatttatttgaaaaatatagaatcatagaatcatagagttggaagagaccacaagggccatcgagtccaaccccctgccaagcaggaaacaccatcagagcactcctgacatatggttgtcaagcctctgcttaaagacctccaaagaaggagactccaccacactccttggcagcaaattccactgtcaaacagctcttactgtcaggaagttcttcctaatgtttaggtggaatcttctttcttgtagtttggaaccattgctccgtgtctgcttctctggagcagcagaaaacaaccattctccctcctctatgtgacatccttttatatatttgaacatggctgtcatatcaccccttaatctcctcttctccaggctaaacatgcccagctcccttagccgttcctcataaggcattgtttccaggcctttgaccattttggttgccctcctctggacacgttccagtttgtcagtgtccttcttgaactgtggtgcccaaaactggacacagtactccaggtgaggtctgaccagagcagaatacagtggcactattacttcccttgatctagatgctatactcctattgatgcagcccagaattgcattggctttttcagctgccgcgtcacactgttggctcatgtcaagtttgtggtcaaccaagactcctagatccttttcacatgtactgctctcaagccaggtgtcacccatcttgtatttgtgcctctcattttttttgcccaagtgcaatactttacatttctccctgttaaaattcatcttgtttgttttggcccagttctctaatctgtcaaggtcgttttgaagtgtgatcttgtcctctggggtgttagccacccctcccagtttggtgtcatctgcaaatttgatcaggatgcccttgagtccatcatccaagtcattgataaagatgttgagtaagaccgggcccaagacagaaccctgtggcaccccactagtcactcttctccaggatgaagaggaaccattgatgagcaccctttgggttcggtcagtcagccagatTTGAGAACCAACATTTCATTTGCCATGATAGTTTATTTTGTTTTCCATAGAGGTCCCATTGGAAATTTAAATGATTTAAATCTTACACTTTAGCTTTTTGGAATTAGAACCCACAACTCCTCcaccaaatgggggggggggggagaagagccaGAGGTCCTGAGGCCTGGATTTCTCCACAAGATCTCGAACTCCCCCTTCCCAGCTGCAACATATTgtggaaaccacaagaagggtGGCTATTCTGTATCCTATTCTTAAAATTCAGGCTGgtattgtcagtgtttgtaaaaagcaaaaaaggaggaaagatttctgacctccctttgtctcctcagcctggtcctcggacccttgtcggcacaaaagagtccacgagaatatccttgcagagttttattcttaaaagtctttgtgcaaaacccaactgaataactatacacaccagcactaaccaacccaaacaccagcctcagcaacaaactaacatttctcacttatatatacaacttggtgcagaccgctgagtcatgctgacccagctttattcgcattaaagaaacagcaaccattttagccgtgacaccccttctgtttcttaaatgCGAAAAACCCCAACAGAAACAATACATACATGCATTATATACATAAACCCAGTTTTGTCATCAATTCATTATGGCATGTTGCTGGCAAAGGCTTGGTAAACAAATCAGCAATATTATCTTGTGACTGTTTGATCACCCCATTCTGTACACAATCTCTAACATTCGCATGACGGATAGCAATATGTTTTGATGTGGATTTCATTATTTCTGAGCCCGCTAATGCAATACACGATTGGCTATCTTCATACACTTGGATAGGCAAATCTACTTTACAATCTAGATCTTTTAGTATCTGTATAAACCACATGATTTCATTGCATGCTAGCGACAGGCTCCCATATTCTGCCTCACATGATGAGGTCGCAACAgatccttgtttctttgacctccatcCAATTAGGGAATTGGCAAACATCATAACCATTCCACTTGTAGATTTTCTGGTAGTTACACAACTTCCCCAGTCCGCATCAACAAATACTTCTAGTTTTTCGTCTTGTGTACTAGATATCTTCAAACATACATTTAATGTCCTTTTTAGATATCTGATAAGCCTTTTCAAAGTACACCAATCGGCAGTACTGGGTTTAGATATACGTTGACTCAGAACATTTGCAGCACATGCAATGTCTGGCCTTGACCACTGGCTTAAATACAACAGTGATCCTATTTTTGAGTGATACAACTCAGGCTGATCAAATTCATCATCACACACTGTCTTTGGGAAATCTGGTGTCATGGGAGTTTGAACTGGCTTGCAGTTTTCCATGCCAAACTGCTCTATCAAATGAAGAAATTTCTCTTTCTGGTTCAATAGGAAGCTTCCATCAGCTTCCTGCCTTACTTCTACTCCCAAGTAATTGCTTACAGGCCCTAAGGCTTTAAGCTTAAACCACTTTTCCAGTTGACTTGTGAGCTTCTGGAtctcatctgtggaactccctgctacaagCAAATCATCAACAACTACTAAGAGCATTAGATATTTGTTGCCTGTCCCCTTGGTGTACAGGCATGGATCAGCCACACTCCTTTTAAAACCAATTTTTACAAGGGCTTCATTTAAACACTGGTTCCAACACCTTccactttgtttgagaccataaACAGCCTTTCTCAAATGCCAGACTGCACCATTCTCCCCTTCAAACCCAGGGGGTTGTCTCATTAACACTTCATGGTCTACATTTGCATGTAGATATGCAGCATCAACATCAAAATGGTGCACTGCTAGTTGTCTTACAGCAGCAATGGAAAGCATTAAATGAAAAGTTTCACTCTTTACAGTGGGAGAAAACACTTCATCATAACTCTCCCCTTTAATCTGagtgaaccctctggctactaatctggctcaaaaacgtggttccCCAGATGCAAGTGTTTTCCTTTTGTAAACCCACTTGCATGACACCACTCTGCCACCAGATGGCGGCATTATGACTTCAAACACTTTGTTACGTTTAAAAGAGTCCATTTCTTCTTTCATGGCTTGTTCCCACAAAGCACGTTCCCCAGGGGGTAAGTCTAAGACTTCATTATAACTTTGTGGTTCCACACAACTCACATTGCATACTCCCACTCCTCCTAGGGTCAAATGTTGAGGAGGAACGCCCTTGTTTGAACGCTGGGAGCGCCTAGGCACAActacttcttcttccccccttatCTCtggcttttcttcctcttcctctagagAAGAAGTATCTATTGCCACATCTTTTGGGGAAATCTGTGCCTCCTCCTCACCCTGCTCCTGTGTTGCCAATGGCTGAGAAGAAGCCTCTTCTCTTACTTGCAGGGGCAGTAGGCAATCTGAGTTGGCATGGATCACAGTCCATCTGTCCTGGTCAGCAAAGTCTGCACTTCGTGACAGGACCATGCGTCCTGGGTGTAGATTGAAATGCCATCCTTTGCCATAGGACTGATATCCCACAGACCGCAGTTTCTGCGCTCTAGCGCCCCCTTTCTGGTGCTGAGCTTTGGGAATATTTACATGTGCCCAAGCACCCCAGTTATGGAGCATTGTGCACTCTGGTTCTTTCCCAAACAACACACGATAAGGTATATCTTTTATAGAGCTTGACCAGGTTCTATTAATCAAAAAGTTCGCTGTGAGAAAAGCCTCGCCCCACAGCCTATGGTTGTGGCCCAATCCTGCATCCACTAGCAGGCAGTCCTTTACTGACTGTATTACAGCCCCACATCTTTCACACAGACCATTTTCAGCAGGGCTATAAGGGTTAGTCAAGCGATGAGTGATCCCCTTATGTCGCAACCATGCCCCAAATTGTTTGTTCAGAAATTCTCCGCCCCTAtctgtttgcagctgaacaacagGCCGAGCGAAGAGCTTTTCAGCTTGGGCAACCCATTCTCTGAATGTGGGgaaacactcagatttctgctttaacaaaaacaaccaaCTAAAATGTGATTTATCATCTATTACCAGAAAAGCATATTTGGCGCCCCCTTCAGTCTTCTGTGGAAAAGGACCTATCACATCACAATGGACAAGTTCTAAAACCTCTTTAGATACTCTGTCACTTTTAGAAGCCACAGGCCTCCTCTTAGATTTGGCCATTTTACATACATTGCAATCTAGGAAACAATTACAGCTATTTACTTTTAGGTTCTTGCACACCTTTTGCATCTCTGAAAGCACACGGAAATTGGCGAGACCCAGTTTTCTGTGCAGTTCATGTACACACCCCTTATGAACTGCTAAATTTTCCTGAACCACCTGAGCTGCTTTAACAGGCTTGTCCTGCATTACATATAACCCATTCTCCATCTTTGCATGGCCACATACCTGAGTTCCATTCGTTATCAGACAGCCATCCTGCGTGAACTTAACACTATACCCTGCATTAATCAAACAGCTTACAGACAGCAAACAATAGTCCAAACTGCTGACAAACAGAGTCTCTGGTAGAGTAGTGTTCAAGCACTGCAGGAAACATGTTCCCTGGCCATCAATCTTGCTTCTACAACCATCAGCAAGATAGATTGAGTCTTTTCCATCAGCTGGCTTCCCCAGGGTCTTAAAGTCCTCCCGCCTGTTGCAGATAATCCTGCTGCTCCCAGAGTCCAGCAACCATGTTCCTCGAGGTATCTTCCTCTCCTCTCGAGAAAATGCAGAAACAAACTGAGCAGAACGCGTGTTCTTCTTCCCTGAAGAGAACCCCTTCTGCTTACATTTCTGCGTTGATTGCTGTCTCTGCTCCACGTCGTCTCCTGGAAGTCTTGCCCTGCATTGACGTtggagatgcctgggttggttgcaTCTATAGCACCTCCTCACCACCATAGCCAAGTCCAAACCTTGGCATTGCTCCATTGGCAGATTCTGCTGCTGGCCCCCTCGGCTGTAACTCCTCCGTTCTTGGAGTTCAGCCTGTCTATCTgaccttctttctgcttcttcggTCAATCTTCCAACCACATACTCAAGGGTCAGATCTTGGGGACGCATACTCTCCATGCTGTTAATCACGGGCAACCAGCTTTCAGGCAAACTTGAAAGGATAATGTATGTTTGGTCAGTCTCATCATAACGCTTACCTCTCTGTTGTAGTTGAAGAAACAGAGATTTCAGCTTTTGAAGATGAGTTGCCAAACTCTCACCTTCTTTCATAACAGTCCTGAACAGCCTTCTGGTCAGAGAAATGATAGTTTCAGCAGTTTCTCTGACATGCATTGCCCTTAATAAATTCCAGCACTCAAACGCTGTGCTGGCATTTGCTACATGCAATAACTGAGAGTTGCTCAAACACAGCATAATTTTGGCACGAGCCCTTTCATCTAGCCGTTTTTTCTCAGCAGAGTCCCATCTCAAAACCTCAGTTTCAACACAGTCCCATAGTCCATCTCTCTTTAACAACTGCTGCATTTTAATTGACCAACTCAGCCAGTTGCTCTCTGAGAGAAGTTCAAAAGGGATGCCTCCCCCAATATTTACAACTTGTGAAGACTGGAAATCTGCCGTCTCTGCTGGTGCTTGCTGAGCCCCTTCTGTAGGGCCTCCAGCAATCTCTCCTGACTCTCTTTTTAGAGTCCGACTGGATggtcctggctggcactcaccggCTTCTAGCTGCTGCCTCTGTTGACCCTCGGGTCCCGCCTGGCTCTGCAACTGGTGTAGCCGCTCTGTGAGTCGCCTACTGTGGTCCTCTAGCAGTTCAAACTGTTCCAGTAGCTGACGCTGAGTGCTTTCCAGATCCTCAGATCCTAGCCGCTCCAGCGTCACTGCAGACAGTTACAGCTTGCCACCAACTGCTCCAAGCATAGCCACTGGCTCCATACACCACCAGGACtcaccagctccctgctgagatgctgccagtcgttttgcactctgcacatgctcagaaacactggACCCATAACCTGTCAgtttttgtaaaaagcaaaaaaggaggaaagggttctgacctccctttgtctcctcagcctggtcctcggacccttgtcggcacaaaagagtccacgagaatatccttgcagttttattcttaaaagtctttgtgcaaaacacaACTGAATACACACCAGCACTaaccaacccaaacaccagcctcagcaacaaactaacatttctcacttataTATACAACTTGGTGCAGACCGCTGAGCCATGCTGAACCAGCTTTATtcacattaaagaaacagcggccattttggcCATGACAGGTATGAGTTTTCTGAAGCATCATAACACGTCTCTTCTATGGCACGGAGGTTATTCTTATTAACAAAGATTGTAGGGATAGGATGTTTGTTTTCATCCAGGATGGAACAAAAGTCTGTTGTTGCACATCCTTTAAAATTCAGTCCCCATGCCATTTGAAAacctgaaaaagaaagaagaaagaaataaagaaatgttcaTATAAGTGCTTTTCCAGGTCTTCAAGATTATGTTTGTGCTGGTGAATGGGaatcttaaaatttatttttataaagtATACTTCTGAAAAATCTGCAGAAACTCATCTAAAGTTGGAAATACAATGTTCATGTAGTCTCTGATGGATGGCATGTTGGCAATTAGGAGGTGAGGGAGAGGAATTTGAGAAGGAGAAGCGTATCAAGTAAGATGAATGGCCTGTCAACTgaggaggtggaggaagcagCTGAGGTAGAGGCtgcggggagggagaaggaatgtGATGTTGGCGGCCTCAGGAATCCATTCAAAATCAAAGCTGACagtgtacattttctaagacCCCCTGTTGTTTTGTGGGGCAGAAAGTAGAGATTTTAGAAACCACTGCATTTGCTTAGCAATTTGTTGCTTATCAAATActgtagagttgccatatttcaagaagtaaaatcCAGGACAACCCGaaattgttgagctatttttaggaagaccccaaaattattGAGGTTTTTTAAGGAACTCctccaaaattgttgagctgtttttagaCAAACCCTGGAATTGTTTAGTAAGAGCCACAAGATTCTTTGAGTTCTGGggctttttaatgcatttttggcATGATTTAACTCCCCTTGCTGAGATATTTGCCCGGTttccatatggcagccctaactgcTGGCTTCATTCCATGAAAAAGCTTTCACTGATCATCAGAAGAGGAATGAGTTGGAGGGCAGATTAAGAAGGAGGGAGTGAGATCGTGAGAAGTAGTCATTTCTTTTGTTATCTAGATTTGAGAGAAAGAAGGAGATAgacatatgtgtgtatgtgtatatgcatGTGTGGTTGGTGTGTGATTGTgtaaaagagagacagaaagagaggggTTGTATGCATGCATATGTGTCTTTTTGATGGGCTGTCTCATACCATCCAACCATTTCAGACCCAAAGCTGGGACATGTGTCTTCCAGGACATGCTCTTTGGCGAGTCATGTTTACAGGCACCCTGCTCTCACTCTGAAAAGGTGCTTTTATCAGGGTGAGATCTCaccctgcaccaaaaaacacagtCCCAGTAAAAGCACTTTTCTTCAGGGTGAGAGTGCCAGGAAAGTGTGCAGCACGAGAGTGCACGAGACATGGTATCCAAAATGGCCGCTGTGATTTTGCACAAGAAAACATGCAGTCCCATTTTTTGGGACACCACTTGGCAGGTATGCTGTCTTTGCACATTTGCAACAGAtagagatataaacagaaagtgGCACAGGACGGATTTGTGATCTCTGCATGTTCATGAAAGAGACACAAAAGTTAAGGGAATGCAGGGTAACACACATAGTTTCCTATAAAGCAAGGAAGACCTAATCAATGAAGTAGGGAGGTTTAACGATTGGGGTGGGTAAAAAGTAGAGTGCACCAAAAAGggatggagagggagaaaagggaaggtGGAGTGTACAAAGGATATAATACTTGCTGTGAATTAAAAAAGAGAGTACAGTATATAGAATTTTTTCAGCAGGCACTATAGGAATGCCATGGCGAGTATATTTGAGGGCTGAGGTGCTGCTACTAAGAAGATCCAAACTTCACTTACCACCTTGTCAATTGTAGGATATGGTGGCCTTAACAGGTGAACTGAAAATATGAGTAGATTTATGTGGACAATATGAC contains:
- the LOC128419156 gene encoding uncharacterized protein LOC128419156, which encodes MESMRPQDLTLEYVVGRLTEEAERRSDRQAELQERRSYSRGGQQQNLPMEQCQGLDLAMVVRRCYRCNQPRHLQRQCRARLPGDDVEQRQQSTQKCKQKGFSSGKKNTRSAQFVSAFSREERKIPRGTWLLDSGSSRIICNRREDFKTLGKPADGKDSIYLADGCRSKIDGQGTCFLQCLNTTLPETLFVSSLDYCLLSVSCLINAGYSVKFTQDGCLITNGTQVCGHAKMENGLYVMQDKPVKAAQVVQENLAVHKGCVHELHRKLGLANFRVLSEMQKVCKNLKVNSCNCFLDCNVCKMAKSKRRPVASKSDRIAYCPCK